From Crassaminicella indica, one genomic window encodes:
- a CDS encoding LolA family protein — MMRGRGIILSIFIILLITGCAPKTEQDIFYDVQKKLHKMESYTCRVEITSIGNKGSQKYVMKQWFKKPNRYKLEVISPENLKGKITLSNGKKVWIYHPGIEQTWITDEFSNEEQNLFLGYFIKNFLNSEQVNVNVEGLDDKKYFVIDTDIPGNHAYYHKERLWIDMEKMQPYLLEVFDVKGDKRIEVKYEVFEYNPKLKEELFYFQADD; from the coding sequence ATGATGAGAGGTAGAGGAATAATATTGAGTATTTTTATTATCCTTCTTATTACAGGGTGTGCGCCAAAGACAGAACAAGATATATTTTATGATGTTCAAAAAAAGCTTCATAAAATGGAGAGCTATACCTGTCGAGTAGAAATTACTTCTATAGGTAATAAAGGTTCGCAAAAATATGTGATGAAGCAGTGGTTTAAAAAGCCTAATAGATATAAATTGGAAGTTATATCACCTGAAAATTTAAAAGGGAAAATTACTTTATCAAATGGGAAAAAGGTTTGGATATACCATCCTGGGATTGAACAGACATGGATTACGGACGAATTTTCAAATGAGGAGCAGAATCTGTTCTTGGGATATTTTATAAAAAATTTTTTGAATTCAGAACAGGTAAATGTAAATGTTGAAGGTTTAGACGATAAAAAATATTTTGTGATAGATACAGATATTCCTGGAAATCATGCATATTATCATAAAGAACGTTTATGGATAGATATGGAAAAGATGCAGCCCTATTTATTGGAGGTATTTGACGTAAAGGGTGATAAGAGAATAGAGGTAAAATATGAAGTGTTTGAATATAATCCAAAGCTTAAAGAAGAGCTATTTTATTTTCAAGCTGATGATTGA
- the ilvD gene encoding dihydroxy-acid dehydratase, with product MRSNQIKKGAKGAPVRSLFYGMGYTKEEIDRPLIGIVNAQNEIIAGHMHLDQIAKAAKMGVAMAGGTPIEFPAIGICDGIAMGHDGMKYPLASRELIADSIEAMAIGHGFDGLVLIPNCDKIVPGMLMAAARLNIPAIVVSGGPMRAGEHNGKALDFSSVIEGVGAFKDNKMTEEELEELARKSCPGCGSCSGLFTANSMNCLTEALGMGLPYNGTAMSHSGERIQLAKYAGMKVMECVKNDIKPLDILTIDAFKNAITVDMAMAGSSNTVLHLPAIAHEAGISLPLELFDEISQVTPYLTKLSPSGKHHMEDLHRAGGIPALMKELTKKGLLNLDVMTVTGKTVGENLKDKKVLDTDIIHPIKNPYRNKGGLAILRGNLAVDGAVVKESAVADEMLVHIGPAKVFDSEEAAVSAIFNGKIVKGDVVVIRYEGPKGGPGMREMLSPTSAIAGMGLDKDVALITDGRFSGATRGAAIGHVSPEAMEGGLIGLIEDGDIIHIDIPNKKLEVKLSEEEIQKRKNCFVKPEPKVKKGYLARYAKLVTSASTGAVLK from the coding sequence ATGAGAAGCAACCAAATAAAAAAAGGGGCAAAGGGAGCTCCTGTTAGATCTCTATTTTATGGTATGGGATATACAAAAGAAGAAATAGACAGACCTCTTATTGGTATTGTCAATGCTCAAAATGAAATAATAGCAGGACATATGCATTTAGATCAAATTGCAAAGGCTGCTAAAATGGGCGTTGCAATGGCAGGAGGTACTCCTATAGAATTTCCTGCAATAGGTATTTGTGATGGAATTGCTATGGGGCATGATGGTATGAAATATCCACTAGCAAGTAGAGAGCTTATTGCTGATTCTATTGAAGCAATGGCAATAGGACATGGTTTTGATGGATTAGTCCTTATTCCAAACTGTGATAAGATCGTTCCAGGAATGCTAATGGCTGCTGCAAGACTAAATATTCCAGCAATTGTAGTAAGTGGTGGTCCTATGCGAGCTGGAGAGCATAATGGTAAAGCACTAGATTTTAGTAGTGTCATAGAAGGTGTTGGAGCTTTTAAAGATAATAAAATGACAGAAGAAGAATTAGAAGAATTAGCAAGAAAATCATGTCCTGGATGTGGTTCTTGCTCAGGACTTTTTACTGCTAATAGTATGAACTGCTTAACAGAAGCTTTAGGAATGGGCCTTCCATACAATGGTACTGCTATGTCTCACTCTGGTGAAAGAATTCAACTTGCAAAATATGCTGGTATGAAGGTAATGGAATGTGTTAAAAATGATATAAAGCCATTAGATATTCTAACAATAGATGCATTTAAAAATGCAATTACTGTAGATATGGCTATGGCTGGTTCTTCTAACACAGTACTACATCTACCAGCAATTGCTCATGAAGCAGGTATATCGTTACCACTTGAATTGTTTGATGAGATCAGTCAAGTAACACCATATCTTACAAAGCTTAGCCCTAGCGGTAAACATCATATGGAGGATCTACATCGTGCAGGAGGAATCCCTGCACTTATGAAGGAATTAACAAAAAAAGGATTACTCAACCTAGATGTAATGACCGTTACTGGAAAAACTGTTGGTGAAAACCTTAAAGATAAAAAAGTACTTGATACTGATATCATTCATCCTATTAAAAACCCTTATAGAAATAAAGGTGGCCTTGCTATATTAAGGGGAAATCTAGCAGTAGATGGAGCAGTTGTAAAAGAATCAGCAGTAGCTGATGAAATGCTGGTACACATTGGCCCTGCAAAGGTATTTGATTCAGAAGAAGCAGCAGTATCTGCAATCTTTAATGGAAAGATTGTAAAGGGAGATGTAGTAGTTATAAGATATGAAGGTCCTAAGGGTGGTCCTGGTATGAGAGAGATGCTATCCCCTACTTCTGCTATTGCAGGTATGGGGCTTGACAAGGATGTAGCACTCATTACAGATGGTAGATTCTCTGGAGCAACTCGTGGTGCTGCTATTGGTCATGTATCTCCTGAAGCTATGGAAGGAGGTCTTATTGGTCTTATTGAAGATGGAGATATCATTCATATTGATATTCCTAATAAAAAATTAGAAGTTAAATTAAGTGAAGAA
- the mgtE gene encoding magnesium transporter — protein sequence MKDYIIELMNTKKYAQARKEVLEMNSVDIAELLEEMDTNNALILFRMLPKDIAVEVFANLSNENQMYIINAITDKEISYIMDELFFDDMIDILEEMPAIIVKKILKNTKEEERKLINQFLNYPANSAGSLMTIEYVGLKKEMTVKQAMEYIKKIGIDKETIYTCYVMNENRILEGIVSLRKLVVSDDDKTIEEIMDTGVIYVNTFDDQEEIAHLFKKYDFIALPVVDKEERLLGIITIDDIVDVIEEENTEDFHKMAAMEPSEEEYLETSVLTLARKRILWLLALMISAIFTGSIIHKFEDVLTSVVALAAFMPMIMGTGGNAGAQSATLIIRGMALEEIDLNDILKVIWKELRVSCIVGIILSLVNFIRLYYFQHVDIRIAATVCLSLIVVVIIAKLVGGTLPIIAKTLKLDPAIMASPMITTIVDAVSLFVYFSIATKFLGIA from the coding sequence ATGAAGGATTATATAATCGAATTGATGAACACCAAAAAGTATGCTCAGGCACGAAAAGAAGTGCTAGAAATGAATTCAGTAGATATAGCTGAACTTTTAGAAGAAATGGATACAAATAATGCACTGATTCTTTTTAGAATGTTGCCAAAGGATATTGCAGTAGAGGTGTTTGCCAACCTGTCTAATGAGAATCAAATGTATATTATTAATGCAATTACAGATAAAGAAATAAGTTATATTATGGATGAGCTGTTTTTTGATGATATGATTGATATTTTAGAAGAAATGCCTGCAATTATTGTAAAGAAAATATTAAAAAATACGAAGGAAGAAGAAAGAAAGCTTATTAATCAGTTTTTGAATTATCCTGCAAATTCTGCGGGAAGCTTGATGACAATAGAGTATGTTGGACTTAAAAAAGAAATGACTGTAAAGCAGGCTATGGAATATATCAAAAAAATTGGAATTGACAAAGAAACTATCTATACCTGCTATGTTATGAATGAAAATAGAATATTAGAGGGGATTGTATCCTTAAGAAAGCTTGTTGTCAGTGATGATGATAAAACGATTGAAGAAATTATGGACACAGGAGTTATTTATGTAAATACTTTTGATGATCAAGAAGAAATTGCTCATCTTTTTAAAAAATATGATTTTATAGCATTACCTGTTGTAGATAAGGAAGAAAGACTTCTTGGGATTATCACTATAGATGATATCGTGGATGTTATAGAAGAAGAAAACACAGAAGATTTTCATAAAATGGCGGCTATGGAGCCTTCTGAAGAAGAGTATCTTGAAACCAGTGTCCTTACATTAGCAAGAAAAAGAATTCTTTGGCTGCTTGCACTTATGATTTCAGCCATATTTACAGGAAGCATTATTCATAAATTTGAAGATGTGCTGACATCTGTTGTAGCACTTGCAGCATTTATGCCTATGATTATGGGAACAGGTGGTAATGCAGGAGCACAGTCTGCTACGCTTATTATTAGGGGGATGGCGTTAGAAGAGATTGATCTTAATGATATTTTAAAAGTAATTTGGAAAGAGCTAAGAGTGAGCTGTATTGTAGGCATCATTTTATCTTTGGTAAATTTTATTAGGCTTTATTATTTTCAACATGTAGATATTAGGATTGCTGCTACAGTATGTCTTAGCTTGATTGTTGTGGTGATAATAGCAAAGCTTGTGGGTGGAACATTACCTATTATTGCAAAAACTTTAAAACTTGATCCTGCTATTATGGCTAGTCCAATGATTACAACTATTGTAGATGCTGTATCCTTATTTGTTTATTTTTCAATAGCGACTAAATTTTTAGGTATTGCATAA
- the alr gene encoding alanine racemase has protein sequence MLSLEKTRPVWAEINLDHLAHNMREIRRVVKDDAKVTAVIKANGYGHGAVEIGEILLENGADRFAVATLSEALELRRVYKDVPILILGYTKETNAEEVINNKITQTIYSLEQAKKFSEKAQDLKKDVIFHIKLDTGMSRIGFQTNKDAVLDIKEIFNLPNVVIEGMFTHFAVADASDKAFTYEQYEKFMSFSNMLEKEGINIQIKHVSNSAAIIDLPEMNLDMVRAGVILYGLYPSDEVRKDVLDLKPVMTLKAKVSHVKELPENVGISYGLKYVTNKKSKIATLPIGYADGYTRMLSGKAEVLIGGKKVPVVGRICMDQCMIDVTNVENVKVGDEVVLIGTDGTNTILADDIGNLLDTINYEIVCMVARRVPRVYIRRNEVVKIKDYLQE, from the coding sequence ATGTTATCATTAGAAAAAACAAGACCTGTGTGGGCGGAAATTAATTTGGATCACCTTGCACACAATATGAGGGAAATAAGAAGGGTTGTAAAAGATGATGCAAAGGTTACTGCTGTTATAAAGGCTAATGGCTATGGTCATGGTGCTGTAGAAATTGGAGAGATACTTCTTGAAAATGGAGCAGATAGATTTGCTGTTGCTACATTATCAGAAGCATTAGAATTAAGACGTGTATACAAGGATGTACCTATATTAATTTTAGGATACACAAAAGAAACAAATGCTGAGGAAGTCATAAATAATAAAATTACTCAGACTATTTATTCGTTAGAACAAGCGAAAAAGTTTTCAGAAAAAGCACAAGATTTAAAGAAAGATGTAATATTTCATATAAAGCTTGATACAGGTATGAGTAGAATAGGATTTCAGACAAATAAGGATGCTGTTTTAGATATAAAAGAAATTTTTAATCTTCCTAATGTAGTAATAGAAGGTATGTTTACTCATTTTGCAGTTGCTGATGCATCAGATAAAGCTTTTACATATGAGCAATATGAAAAGTTTATGAGCTTTTCAAATATGTTGGAAAAAGAAGGTATAAATATTCAAATAAAGCATGTATCTAATAGTGCAGCTATTATAGATTTGCCTGAGATGAATTTAGATATGGTTCGTGCTGGTGTGATTCTTTATGGATTATATCCATCTGATGAAGTTAGAAAGGATGTTTTAGATTTAAAACCAGTGATGACACTAAAAGCCAAAGTGAGCCATGTAAAGGAATTACCTGAAAATGTTGGAATAAGCTATGGATTAAAGTATGTTACTAATAAAAAATCAAAGATAGCTACTCTTCCTATTGGATATGCAGATGGCTATACGAGAATGCTATCAGGAAAAGCAGAGGTTTTAATAGGAGGCAAAAAGGTACCTGTTGTAGGTAGAATTTGTATGGATCAATGTATGATTGATGTAACAAATGTAGAAAATGTTAAGGTAGGAGATGAAGTTGTCTTAATAGGAACAGATGGAACAAATACTATCTTAGCAGATGATATAGGAAATTTGCTTGATACAATAAACTATGAGATTGTATGTATGGTTGCAAGACGTGTTCCAAGAGTATACATAAGAAGAAATGAAGTGGTAAAAATAAAAGATTACCTTCAAGAATAA
- a CDS encoding phosphodiester glycosidase family protein, whose amino-acid sequence MQKWKKILISFGLACSLTFANMPNIVYADWNNTVYEERNENNIAKGVKHEHILKFTDGGWVNINVIRVNLDEEDASLDLLFHQDGLSQKARLSTLVNQRENIIGAINGDFFSMKTAATIGPMVRNGELLTTTSYTDHMVPTFNLSEDHIPFIKKWTNPNIILTNENTGFELKVLAVNKESDYENTCIIYTPKWGEKTPALSPKLASGIELIIKDNIIQDMVKAQTGSYIPKDGYVLFATGQKAIEVGQNFVVGDYVNFSAETNPNFEDLALTISGGSIIVKDGQVVSDYYMNIKGKHPRTALGITKDEKEVFFVTIDGRSRSFTGVTQEELGQIMLSLGAYNAINFDGGGSTDMVLRPLGEENRKVINNPSEGRERRIMNGIGVVSYAPQLEEIGGIILEAKDENMLINTSKQFTLKAYDENYNPVEIDPNAVKWHVSGVNGEFDNNCFKATTSGVGAVVAEYEGKYATFPIRVIDNPVSLRVFPSQIHIDKNKRKYIKAKVIDKDGYGAIVDINELNVDIPDNLGNIDSEGYFQSSNESGSGLMKVSYKGLSSYVPIVVGSKEEVVDDFENNNGTFLAYPNEVTGDYKLSDISKVGDYSGEISYDFTTTDATRAAYLVFDNGGINFDKAPEKIGLWVYGNESGHMLKAKIVDASGNPTNITLVPSIDWADWKFVEAVIPKSIKSPFKLERIYVVETNSLSKDIGKIYIDQLTAMYPNVYKGGIPKTDKFVDSRNKKANLRGEDSFRLFVNWSIPSDDKILDKIANMSNNMAQMNLFTEPIGDLLKEQLNQPSIIANGGYGSSKYKNSLFIYLDNSKGSLRETNFEQWRWFLNTVENIDSKNIFIALPKPIRFKDPLEEKLFKDTLKKMKLEKNADVWVITGDNDIFSIYPEDGIHYVNLNDYHDMEMFTIPKIILFTVNDDEVTYEILSVDEK is encoded by the coding sequence ATGCAGAAATGGAAAAAGATATTAATTTCTTTTGGATTAGCGTGTTCGTTGACTTTTGCCAATATGCCAAACATTGTTTATGCAGATTGGAATAATACCGTTTATGAAGAGAGAAATGAAAACAATATAGCAAAAGGTGTAAAACATGAACATATTCTTAAGTTTACAGATGGTGGCTGGGTAAATATTAATGTGATTAGGGTGAATTTAGATGAAGAGGATGCAAGCTTAGATTTATTATTTCATCAAGATGGACTAAGTCAAAAGGCAAGATTATCAACATTAGTAAATCAAAGAGAAAATATAATAGGGGCTATAAATGGTGACTTTTTTAGTATGAAAACAGCAGCAACAATTGGACCTATGGTAAGAAATGGAGAACTTCTTACGACTACATCATATACAGATCATATGGTACCTACATTTAATTTGTCAGAGGATCATATACCTTTTATTAAAAAATGGACAAATCCAAATATTATATTGACAAATGAAAATACTGGATTTGAATTAAAGGTTCTTGCGGTTAATAAAGAATCTGATTATGAAAATACTTGTATTATTTATACGCCAAAATGGGGAGAAAAAACACCAGCCCTTAGTCCTAAGCTTGCAAGTGGTATAGAGCTGATTATAAAAGATAATATTATTCAGGATATGGTAAAAGCGCAGACAGGAAGCTATATACCTAAAGATGGATATGTATTATTTGCAACAGGACAAAAGGCAATAGAGGTTGGACAAAACTTTGTTGTTGGAGATTATGTAAATTTTTCTGCTGAGACAAATCCAAATTTTGAGGATTTAGCTCTAACTATTTCTGGAGGATCAATTATTGTAAAAGATGGACAGGTTGTATCTGATTATTATATGAATATCAAAGGAAAACATCCAAGAACTGCTTTAGGTATAACAAAAGATGAAAAAGAGGTCTTCTTTGTTACTATTGATGGTAGAAGCAGATCATTTACAGGGGTAACGCAAGAAGAATTAGGACAAATTATGCTCTCTCTTGGAGCATATAATGCTATTAATTTTGATGGTGGTGGTTCTACAGATATGGTATTAAGACCTCTTGGAGAAGAAAATAGGAAAGTGATCAATAATCCTTCAGAGGGCAGAGAGAGAAGAATTATGAATGGTATTGGTGTTGTAAGCTATGCTCCTCAGCTTGAAGAAATTGGAGGGATTATATTAGAAGCAAAAGATGAAAATATGCTCATAAATACTTCAAAACAATTTACATTAAAAGCATATGATGAAAATTACAATCCGGTAGAAATAGATCCTAATGCTGTAAAATGGCATGTTAGCGGTGTAAATGGAGAATTTGATAATAATTGTTTCAAAGCAACTACTTCAGGGGTTGGAGCAGTAGTAGCTGAGTATGAAGGAAAATATGCTACCTTTCCTATTAGAGTTATAGATAATCCTGTAAGCTTAAGGGTATTTCCATCACAAATACATATAGATAAAAATAAAAGGAAATATATTAAAGCAAAGGTAATAGATAAGGACGGCTATGGAGCAATAGTAGATATTAATGAGTTGAATGTAGATATTCCTGATAATTTAGGAAATATAGATAGTGAAGGATATTTTCAAAGTTCTAATGAGTCAGGTTCAGGACTTATGAAGGTATCTTACAAAGGACTTAGTAGCTATGTGCCTATTGTGGTAGGTTCAAAAGAAGAGGTTGTAGATGATTTTGAAAATAATAATGGAACCTTTTTAGCTTATCCTAATGAGGTAACAGGAGATTATAAATTGTCAGATATTAGTAAAGTAGGCGATTATTCAGGGGAAATTTCCTATGATTTTACAACTACAGATGCTACAAGGGCTGCTTACTTGGTATTTGATAATGGTGGAATAAATTTTGATAAAGCTCCTGAAAAAATTGGATTGTGGGTATATGGTAATGAAAGTGGACATATGCTAAAGGCAAAAATTGTCGATGCAAGCGGAAATCCTACAAATATCACATTAGTACCTAGCATTGATTGGGCAGATTGGAAGTTTGTTGAAGCTGTTATCCCTAAAAGCATAAAGAGTCCTTTTAAGCTTGAAAGAATATATGTTGTGGAAACTAATAGTCTTTCAAAGGATATAGGGAAAATTTATATTGATCAGTTAACTGCAATGTATCCAAATGTTTACAAAGGAGGTATTCCAAAAACAGATAAATTTGTAGACAGCAGAAATAAAAAAGCTAATTTAAGAGGAGAGGATTCCTTTAGACTATTTGTAAATTGGTCTATTCCATCTGATGATAAAATATTAGATAAAATTGCTAATATGTCTAATAATATGGCGCAAATGAATTTATTTACAGAGCCTATAGGAGATTTATTAAAAGAACAATTAAATCAGCCAAGTATTATAGCTAATGGAGGGTATGGTTCTAGTAAATATAAGAATAGTTTATTCATTTATTTAGATAATAGCAAAGGGTCTTTAAGAGAAACAAATTTTGAACAATGGCGTTGGTTTTTAAATACTGTAGAAAATATAGATAGCAAAAATATATTTATTGCATTACCAAAACCGATAAGATTTAAAGATCCATTAGAAGAAAAATTATTTAAGGATACATTAAAAAAAATGAAGCTAGAAAAAAATGCAGATGTTTGGGTTATAACAGGAGATAATGATATTTTCTCAATTTACCCTGAAGATGGCATACACTATGTGAATTTAAATGATTATCATGATATGGAGATGTTTACAATTCCTAAAATTATATTATTTACTGTAAATGATGATGAAGTAACATATGAAATTCTTTCTGTCGATGAAAAATAG
- a CDS encoding CopG family ribbon-helix-helix protein, which translates to MAESKRIMISLPNTLLEEVDNIVAIEKRNRSEFIREAMKLYIRERRKIQIRESMKKGYREMGAMNLTLSEVGLDIDMDVLSNYEAKLAECE; encoded by the coding sequence ATGGCTGAGTCTAAACGAATTATGATCAGTTTACCAAATACTCTTTTGGAGGAAGTAGATAATATTGTAGCAATAGAGAAAAGAAATAGAAGTGAATTTATTAGAGAAGCAATGAAATTATATATTCGAGAAAGACGCAAAATTCAAATAAGAGAAAGCATGAAAAAGGGTTATAGGGAAATGGGGGCTATGAATTTAACATTATCAGAAGTAGGTTTAGATATAGATATGGATGTATTGTCAAATTATGAAGCTAAGTTAGCGGAGTGTGAGTAA
- a CDS encoding type II toxin-antitoxin system PemK/MazF family toxin yields MIVKRGDIFYADLSPVVGSEQGGVRPVLVVQNNIGNKYSPTIIVAAITSQINKAKMPTHVEISASEYGLTKDSVVLLEQVRTIDKRRLREKIGHSDDEMMDKVNEALLISFGLIDF; encoded by the coding sequence GTGATTGTAAAAAGAGGAGATATTTTTTATGCAGATCTTAGTCCTGTTGTTGGTTCCGAACAAGGAGGGGTAAGACCAGTTCTTGTAGTTCAGAACAACATCGGGAATAAATATAGTCCAACTATCATTGTGGCAGCAATCACCTCACAAATTAACAAAGCAAAAATGCCTACCCATGTTGAAATTAGTGCTTCGGAATATGGATTAACAAAGGACTCAGTAGTTTTGTTAGAACAAGTTCGAACTATTGATAAAAGAAGGTTGAGAGAAAAAATAGGGCACTCCGATGATGAGATGATGGATAAGGTGAATGAGGCGTTATTAATTAGCTTTGGATTAATAGATTTTTGA
- the acpS gene encoding holo-ACP synthase, with translation MKGIGIDIIEIERISNAISRNDKFLHRIFTQKEINYFSTINYRVNTIAGNFAAKEAVVKALGTGFRNFKWTDIEIHRDTLGKPYVIIYNNAKKTAQDKGIKKIHISISHSKAYAVAQAFAE, from the coding sequence ATGAAAGGAATAGGAATAGATATTATAGAAATAGAAAGAATATCTAATGCTATAAGCAGGAATGATAAATTCTTACATAGAATATTTACACAAAAAGAGATCAATTATTTTTCAACGATCAATTATCGTGTTAATACTATTGCAGGAAATTTTGCAGCAAAAGAGGCTGTTGTGAAGGCATTAGGCACAGGCTTTAGGAATTTTAAGTGGACAGATATAGAAATTCACAGAGACACTTTAGGAAAACCATATGTCATTATCTATAATAATGCAAAAAAAACAGCACAGGATAAAGGAATTAAAAAAATACATATTAGTATATCTCACAGCAAAGCTTATGCTGTAGCACAAGCCTTTGCGGAATAA
- a CDS encoding NAD(P)H-hydrate dehydratase, which yields MKVVNSEQIKQLDRIAIDEFLIPGIVLMENAGLAVVDEVLKSIKDKENKEVIIVCGMGNNGGDGFVVARHLLNKGIPVKVFITGNPADISGDARKNYNIIHKLNVDIHILVGVNNLKKFSEIIKSSSLIVDAIFGTGLKREVDGLIKEVIHIINNSKKEVIAIDLPSGICADDGSVCGIAVRATKTVVLALLKLGNINYPGADYVGEMILKDIGIPNKAVEDMSLNINLITNNMVKEYMPVRKRDTHKGTYGKAYIVAGSTGMTGAAILSCEAALRSGAGLLKIPVPQSLNTIMETRLTEAITVPLPEFRKGVVGISDIEKIIKTMEESDAIAVGPGSGRSRELEELLRNMLEHTSKPIVLDADALNALADRKELLELIRSKAVMTPHEGEMARLTGLEIDYINNNRIEVASEFAKKWNVVVVLKGARTVVAGPKGEIYINTTGNPGMATAGSGDVLTGIITGLIAQGIKPLNAAAVAVYIHGASGDLAAQKVGEYGLLASDIVKEIPFAIKEIVGR from the coding sequence ATGAAAGTTGTAAATAGTGAACAAATAAAGCAGTTAGACCGTATTGCTATTGATGAGTTTTTGATCCCTGGTATTGTATTAATGGAAAATGCAGGGTTGGCTGTAGTGGATGAAGTCTTAAAGTCTATTAAAGATAAAGAAAATAAAGAAGTAATTATTGTCTGTGGAATGGGAAATAATGGTGGAGATGGTTTTGTTGTAGCAAGACATTTATTGAATAAAGGAATACCTGTAAAGGTATTTATCACAGGAAATCCAGCTGATATAAGTGGAGATGCAAGGAAGAATTATAATATTATTCATAAATTAAATGTAGACATTCATATTTTAGTAGGCGTTAACAATTTGAAAAAATTCTCAGAAATTATTAAAAGCAGTAGCCTGATTGTTGATGCTATTTTTGGCACAGGATTGAAAAGAGAAGTTGACGGATTGATTAAAGAAGTTATTCATATAATCAATAATTCAAAAAAAGAAGTTATAGCCATTGATCTTCCATCAGGGATTTGTGCAGATGATGGAAGCGTTTGCGGGATAGCAGTAAGGGCTACTAAAACTGTTGTTTTGGCACTTTTAAAGCTTGGAAATATTAATTATCCTGGGGCTGATTATGTAGGAGAGATGATTCTAAAGGATATAGGTATTCCAAATAAAGCTGTAGAAGATATGTCATTAAATATTAATTTAATTACAAATAATATGGTAAAAGAGTATATGCCTGTTAGAAAAAGAGATACTCATAAGGGAACCTATGGTAAAGCTTATATTGTAGCAGGATCTACAGGAATGACAGGAGCTGCAATTCTTTCTTGTGAGGCAGCTTTAAGAAGTGGAGCAGGATTACTTAAAATTCCTGTACCACAAAGCTTAAATACTATTATGGAAACAAGGCTTACAGAAGCGATTACTGTACCATTACCAGAGTTTAGGAAAGGCGTAGTAGGCATTAGTGATATTGAAAAGATTATTAAGACAATGGAAGAGAGCGATGCAATTGCTGTAGGTCCAGGAAGTGGAAGAAGTAGGGAATTAGAAGAGCTTTTAAGAAATATGCTAGAGCATACATCAAAGCCTATTGTATTAGATGCAGATGCTTTGAATGCTTTAGCGGATAGAAAGGAATTGTTGGAGCTTATTAGATCTAAAGCAGTTATGACACCTCATGAAGGAGAGATGGCAAGACTAACTGGATTAGAAATTGATTATATAAATAACAATAGAATAGAGGTAGCGTCAGAGTTTGCTAAAAAGTGGAATGTAGTAGTTGTATTAAAGGGTGCAAGAACAGTTGTTGCAGGACCAAAGGGAGAAATATATATCAATACAACTGGTAATCCAGGAATGGCTACTGCAGGAAGTGGAGATGTACTTACAGGGATTATAACAGGACTGATTGCTCAAGGAATCAAACCTTTAAATGCTGCTGCTGTAGCTGTATATATTCATGGAGCTTCAGGAGATTTAGCAGCACAAAAAGTTGGAGAATATGGCTTGTTGGCATCAGATATTGTAAAGGAAATACCTTTTGCTATAAAAGAGATTGTAGGAAGATAA